From the Nonlabens marinus S1-08 genome, one window contains:
- the pdeM gene encoding ligase-associated DNA damage response endonuclease PdeM has protein sequence MSLKVQLHDQTFHLHPSGACYWEQQDVILLADVHLGKSAHFRKHGMAVPSQADDNEYDKLNAVIAQFQPSRIWFLGDLFHSHQNAEWHFFEQWVRMQSIEIVLVMGNHDIISRNHFEALGVTTVDQIQIGTILLTHHPIEKQGVFNVAGHIHPAVKLTGVGRQRMKVPCYFCTEFGMILPAYGDFTGTYALKPKRGNRVFVCVEDEVFELS, from the coding sequence TTGAGTCTCAAGGTACAATTACACGATCAAACCTTTCACTTGCACCCATCTGGTGCGTGTTACTGGGAACAGCAAGACGTGATTCTACTGGCTGATGTTCACTTAGGGAAAAGCGCCCATTTTAGAAAGCACGGCATGGCCGTCCCATCCCAGGCTGACGATAATGAATACGACAAGCTTAACGCAGTAATTGCCCAGTTTCAACCGTCGCGCATTTGGTTTTTAGGAGATCTGTTTCATTCCCATCAAAATGCCGAATGGCACTTTTTTGAGCAGTGGGTACGAATGCAATCTATTGAGATAGTACTAGTGATGGGAAATCACGACATCATTTCTAGAAATCATTTTGAAGCGCTGGGAGTAACCACTGTTGACCAAATCCAAATAGGCACGATTTTGTTAACTCACCACCCTATAGAGAAGCAGGGAGTTTTTAATGTTGCAGGACATATACATCCTGCGGTGAAGCTAACTGGAGTAGGTCGTCAGCGTATGAAAGTGCCTTGTTATTTTTGTACAGAATTCGGGATGATTCTTCCTGCCTATGGTGATTTTACTGGAACCTACGCCCTCAAGCCTAAGAGGGGAAACCGCGTATTTGTGTGCGTGGAAGATGAGGTGTTCGAGTTGTCCTAA
- the recO gene encoding DNA repair protein RecO has translation MLIRTPAIVLSTLKYGESDLIARIYTRDLGTQSYMLKGIRKSRKGKLRVSLFQPLTQLEIETQHKGKGTLEYIKEANLSYVYVSIPADIAKSSVALFFGEVLSQLLTEQQPDEQLYNYLSNVFSYLDQTDHVANFTIKTLLDISGLMGFGMDQTSMDYPYFNMLDGTFDNNGMLPHHLSEAESSLFKEFVGTNFDAIPTIKINREQRGTLLHLVLDYFKIHLHTFKKPASLDILKQLFDS, from the coding sequence ATGTTGATCCGCACTCCAGCCATAGTTCTTTCAACGCTCAAATATGGCGAGTCCGACTTGATCGCAAGGATCTATACTAGAGATTTGGGCACTCAAAGCTATATGCTCAAGGGAATCCGCAAGTCTAGAAAAGGGAAGTTGCGGGTGTCTTTATTTCAACCGCTGACTCAATTAGAGATCGAGACGCAGCATAAAGGCAAAGGAACCCTAGAGTACATTAAGGAAGCGAACCTTTCTTACGTATATGTTTCCATTCCAGCAGACATTGCAAAAAGCAGCGTTGCGCTATTCTTTGGAGAAGTGTTGTCACAACTTTTGACAGAACAACAACCTGATGAACAATTGTATAATTACCTGAGTAACGTCTTTTCTTATCTAGACCAAACGGATCATGTGGCTAACTTTACCATCAAGACCTTGCTGGACATCAGCGGGCTGATGGGTTTTGGGATGGATCAAACATCTATGGATTACCCTTACTTCAATATGTTGGACGGTACCTTTGACAACAATGGTATGTTACCACATCATTTATCTGAAGCTGAAAGTTCTTTATTTAAAGAGTTTGTTGGTACAAATTTTGATGCTATCCCAACTATCAAAATTAACAGAGAGCAGCGCGGTACTTTACTTCATTTGGTGTTGGATTATTTTAAGATTCACCTTCATACATTTAAAAAACCAGCTTCTCTAGACATCCTCAAACAGTTATTCGATTCGTGA
- a CDS encoding THC0290_0291 family protein, giving the protein MRTRSRLVVLVYFLIACALQSQAQFGFSHEVGVIAGPVAFQSDYGERYDFDTNKGNVGMGIGIIHYINFAYRADCNCYSRDTYWNDHFKIRSQLNYSVTTLNHLSELAERNSIGGLQLRSMEGKAKVLELGAHLEYYPLSIRDFQNGGEKWAPYIGLGAHYVNYKPEAESSLGPLGNSITTFPTFIDRIDTSRGSTIAYVADLGVRYKLTPLSDLLISSAWHYYDDNYVDGLSPDNVNNRANDWIWWFNVGYIYYL; this is encoded by the coding sequence ATGAGAACTAGATCCCGACTAGTTGTACTGGTTTATTTTTTAATCGCCTGCGCGTTGCAATCCCAAGCTCAATTTGGTTTTTCTCATGAAGTAGGTGTCATTGCTGGACCAGTCGCTTTTCAAAGTGATTACGGAGAACGTTATGATTTTGATACCAACAAGGGAAACGTTGGTATGGGAATAGGAATCATTCACTACATCAACTTTGCCTATAGAGCCGATTGTAATTGTTACAGCCGCGACACCTACTGGAACGACCATTTTAAAATACGATCCCAACTCAATTATAGCGTGACTACTTTAAACCACTTGAGCGAGCTTGCAGAGCGAAATAGCATAGGCGGTTTACAGTTGCGATCCATGGAAGGAAAAGCCAAAGTGTTAGAACTAGGTGCTCACTTAGAATATTATCCATTAAGCATACGTGACTTTCAAAACGGTGGTGAAAAATGGGCCCCATATATAGGACTGGGTGCACATTATGTAAATTACAAACCTGAGGCAGAAAGCTCACTTGGACCACTAGGTAACTCCATTACAACCTTCCCTACTTTCATAGATAGGATTGATACCTCTAGAGGCAGTACGATTGCCTATGTCGCTGATCTAGGTGTTCGGTATAAATTGACACCTCTTAGTGATTTACTCATCTCCTCCGCATGGCATTACTATGATGACAATTATGTCGATGGATTGAGTCCTGATAATGTCAACAATCGTGCAAATGATTGGATCTGGTGGTTCAATGTGGGTTACATCTATTATTTATAG
- a CDS encoding cystathionine gamma-synthase, with protein MKFNTKVIHGGQENIDPAYNSVMPPIYQTSTFKQTAPGQHPEFEYARSGNPTRSALEKSLASLENGTYGIAFGSGLAAIDAVLKLLKPGDEVISTSDLYGGSYRLFTSIFKKFGIKFHFVGMSNPQAVESYINDNTKLVWTETPTNPMMNLIDIQAISKITNKYNLLLAVDNTFATPYLQQPLDLGADIVMHSATKYLGGHSDVIMGSLVVNDKDLADQLYFIQNASGAVPGPQDCFLVLRGIKTLHVRMQRHCENGAAVAHCLKTNAEVDKVYWPGFEDHPNHEVAQKQMKDYGGMVSFTTQKGTLESALEFVSKLKVFTLAESLGGVESLAGHPATMTHASIPKEDREKTGVVDSLIRLSVGIEDIDDLIADLEQALS; from the coding sequence ATGAAATTCAACACTAAAGTCATCCACGGTGGTCAAGAAAACATAGATCCTGCTTACAACTCTGTGATGCCACCTATTTATCAAACCAGCACTTTTAAACAAACTGCTCCAGGTCAACATCCTGAATTTGAATATGCCCGTAGTGGGAACCCAACGCGATCTGCGCTAGAAAAATCTCTCGCGAGTTTAGAGAACGGAACGTACGGGATAGCTTTTGGGTCTGGGTTAGCGGCTATTGATGCTGTACTCAAATTATTGAAACCTGGTGATGAGGTGATTTCTACTAGCGATTTATATGGTGGATCCTATCGTTTGTTTACTTCTATTTTTAAAAAATTTGGAATCAAGTTTCATTTTGTAGGCATGAGTAATCCGCAGGCTGTAGAATCATACATCAACGATAACACAAAATTAGTCTGGACAGAAACGCCTACTAATCCTATGATGAACCTTATCGACATCCAGGCTATTTCTAAAATTACGAATAAGTACAATTTATTACTGGCTGTTGACAACACGTTCGCTACTCCATATTTGCAACAACCTTTAGATCTAGGTGCTGATATAGTGATGCACAGCGCCACTAAATATCTAGGAGGACACAGTGATGTGATCATGGGTTCTTTGGTGGTGAACGACAAAGATCTTGCAGACCAACTTTACTTTATTCAAAATGCCAGCGGCGCCGTTCCAGGACCTCAAGATTGTTTTCTGGTGCTGCGTGGGATTAAAACCCTACATGTACGTATGCAGCGGCATTGTGAGAACGGAGCAGCGGTCGCTCACTGTTTAAAAACAAATGCCGAAGTGGACAAGGTGTATTGGCCTGGTTTTGAAGATCACCCAAATCATGAGGTTGCTCAAAAACAAATGAAGGACTATGGCGGTATGGTTTCTTTTACTACTCAAAAAGGCACTTTAGAAAGCGCGTTAGAATTTGTGAGCAAATTGAAAGTCTTCACGCTTGCCGAAAGTCTTGGCGGTGTGGAATCCCTAGCCGGCCATCCTGCTACTATGACTCACGCCAGTATTCCTAAAGAAGATCGAGAAAAAACGGGAGTGGTAGATTCCTTGATCCGGTTATCAGTTGGTATCGAGGATATAGACGATTTGATTGCCGACTTAGAACAAGCTTTGTCTTAA
- a CDS encoding TonB-dependent receptor, translating to MKIYLLLLAGLFMTSTLFAQKIQVVDQLTGEPVGAVAIYNKKKQKSTYTDINGYADISAFDFYELIYFQDVAYVTYRATKEEIEESNFKVQLPPKSEEMNPVVVSVSKFEQRKQDIPQSIISTSKEEIVFQNPQTSADLLQQTGQVYIQKSQQGGGSPLIRGFSTNRLLITVDGVRMNTAIFRGGNLQNVISIDPLSVERTEVILGPGSVVYGSDAIGGVMNFFTQTPKFTSTKTTELSGNSLLRYATANDEKTAHLDFNYSTDKFASATSISINNFGDLKMGSHGPDDYLRNRYTIRRDNQDIVIDNPDPEVQVPTGFDQLNLLQKFSYRPSLSWRFDLGLIYTATSDFSRYDALTRFRESGNPRNSEWYYGPQKWLMVNAKAQHRGDGKWYDKMIITQAYQKFDEGRNTRNFRSTDLFENDERVDALSTAIDFERRDRENNALFYGLEYLHNKVTSDGSVRNIETGEEREAPTRYPDGSTWQSMAAYASYQWKIKSNLTLQTGARYNYIWIDADFDDQFFEFPFEEATVRTGALTGAIGATYLPDPSWELRANLSTAFRAPNIDDIGKIFDPSPGTVVVPNPDLESEYSYNTEVGVKKRVTERLTIDGAGYFTILKDALVARDFQLNGQDEVLYQGELSQVQAIQNSERSEIYGFELGVDYQWSDQWRLYGHYTWLDGVQEEEDGSEVAVRHVAPAFGDAHLVYDQNKWKVDAYTIFNGQFDFDELAPEQQDRDYLYASDANGNPYSPSWYTLNLRTQYQFTNSLSAIATLENITDQRYRTYSSGIAAAGRNLIMALNYTF from the coding sequence GTGAAAATTTACCTTCTACTACTTGCTGGATTATTCATGACCAGCACTCTTTTTGCGCAAAAAATACAAGTTGTTGATCAATTAACGGGTGAGCCAGTAGGCGCTGTAGCTATCTATAATAAGAAGAAACAAAAATCTACCTATACAGACATTAATGGATATGCTGATATAAGTGCATTTGATTTTTATGAGCTTATCTATTTTCAAGACGTTGCCTATGTAACTTATAGAGCTACAAAAGAAGAAATAGAAGAATCAAATTTTAAAGTACAGTTACCGCCTAAATCTGAAGAGATGAACCCTGTGGTTGTTTCGGTTTCTAAATTTGAACAGCGCAAACAGGATATCCCGCAATCCATCATCAGCACCAGTAAAGAGGAAATCGTTTTCCAAAACCCTCAAACCAGTGCTGATTTATTACAGCAAACTGGCCAGGTTTACATTCAAAAATCCCAACAAGGTGGCGGTAGCCCTTTGATAAGAGGGTTTTCGACCAATCGGTTGTTGATCACTGTAGATGGCGTCCGTATGAACACGGCCATTTTTCGTGGTGGCAATCTGCAAAATGTAATATCCATTGACCCGTTGAGCGTTGAGCGTACTGAGGTTATTCTAGGACCAGGCAGTGTGGTGTATGGAAGTGATGCCATAGGCGGTGTGATGAACTTCTTCACTCAAACGCCTAAATTTACATCTACAAAAACGACAGAATTAAGTGGTAATAGTTTGCTACGGTATGCTACCGCAAATGATGAAAAAACGGCCCACCTCGATTTCAATTACAGTACAGATAAATTTGCAAGTGCTACCAGCATTAGCATAAATAACTTCGGTGATTTGAAAATGGGTTCGCATGGCCCTGATGATTATTTGAGAAATCGCTATACCATCAGGCGTGATAATCAGGACATAGTCATCGATAATCCAGATCCAGAGGTGCAAGTACCTACGGGCTTCGATCAACTTAATTTGTTGCAAAAATTTAGCTACCGACCCAGTCTTTCATGGAGGTTTGATTTAGGGCTTATTTACACCGCGACATCAGATTTTAGCAGGTATGATGCGTTAACTCGCTTTCGCGAAAGCGGAAACCCCAGAAATTCTGAGTGGTATTATGGACCACAAAAGTGGTTGATGGTGAATGCAAAAGCCCAGCATCGAGGCGACGGGAAATGGTACGATAAAATGATAATTACCCAAGCGTACCAAAAGTTTGATGAAGGTCGCAATACTAGAAATTTCAGATCTACAGACTTGTTTGAAAACGATGAACGAGTGGATGCTTTAAGTACGGCCATAGATTTTGAACGTCGCGATCGGGAAAATAACGCCCTTTTTTACGGACTGGAGTACTTGCACAATAAGGTAACTTCTGATGGCAGCGTACGCAACATTGAAACTGGAGAGGAGCGAGAGGCACCTACCCGATACCCAGACGGTTCCACCTGGCAATCCATGGCTGCTTATGCCAGTTACCAATGGAAAATTAAAAGTAACCTTACCCTGCAAACAGGAGCGCGATATAATTACATCTGGATTGATGCAGATTTTGATGATCAATTTTTCGAGTTCCCGTTTGAAGAAGCTACCGTACGAACAGGCGCTTTAACCGGAGCAATTGGAGCTACCTATTTACCAGATCCTAGCTGGGAATTGCGAGCGAATTTAAGTACTGCATTCCGCGCTCCTAATATCGATGACATAGGGAAAATATTCGATCCTAGCCCAGGAACAGTGGTCGTGCCTAATCCAGACTTAGAGTCTGAATACTCTTATAATACAGAGGTAGGAGTAAAAAAACGTGTGACTGAACGACTGACGATCGATGGTGCCGGGTATTTTACCATTTTAAAAGATGCGTTAGTCGCTAGAGATTTTCAACTAAATGGTCAAGATGAAGTTTTATACCAGGGAGAGTTGAGTCAAGTACAAGCCATACAAAATTCAGAACGTTCTGAAATTTACGGGTTTGAATTAGGAGTGGACTATCAGTGGTCTGATCAATGGCGTTTGTACGGGCATTATACCTGGCTAGATGGGGTGCAGGAAGAAGAAGACGGGAGCGAGGTGGCAGTGCGTCATGTTGCACCTGCCTTCGGCGATGCACATCTTGTTTATGATCAGAATAAATGGAAAGTAGATGCCTATACAATTTTCAATGGCCAGTTTGATTTTGATGAGCTAGCTCCAGAGCAGCAGGATCGGGATTACTTGTATGCATCAGACGCTAACGGGAACCCATATTCTCCTTCCTGGTATACTCTCAATTTGCGAACGCAGTATCAATTTACCAATAGTTTAAGTGCTATCGCTACCCTAGAAAATATAACAGATCAACGGTACCGTACCTACTCGTCTGGAATTGCAGCAGCCGGTCGCAACCTCATTATGGCTCTCAATTATACTTTTTAA
- the porZ gene encoding type IX secretion system anionic LPS delivery protein PorZ — MNYRFLILLLIVAVGQAQDFTEQWTGLFSFNQILDIEQTDGKVYAASENAIFVYDIPTRSFTTITTVNGLSGDLISQIFYRETEDQLVIGYQNGLLQIVQDDVVLDVVAIRDKQVITPDRKRINEFKQNDGLLYIATDFGIALYDLDRLEFNDTYFIGDNGAQLRVNSIEMFEGFLYAATEDDGIRRADISDPFLIDFENWSRINAGVFDEVAALDNEVFAIDNAGGLYSLAGNSFQPTGYRFPSGSLDATSLDNELTVAGQNYVQILDAGQNIRTSITDVNGISYRFTSANVSGNEIYIGTFENGMIRLDTQDSSIAEIIVADGPTRNRAFSLSTSPNELWVGYGDYNLFYDPFPLEQFGVSHLEEDVWINYSTSEVNNISSISSITINPENPDEVYLNSMHNGILQFVDGTATTQYGINNSTLNSILPPSAEFVRVPSSTFDDAGNFWAIASQVSDVINKRNPSGSWEAIDVSEGYSELAGSNKESTTKLVVTRAGNVIFGTTGQGVIAYNPNNNSYGRLIDEIQRGNLINNYVSELTVDQNGQLWIGSNLGLRVLFNANSILSENPPDARAIIIEDVNGIPRELLADEAILDIEVDGNNRKWIATASSGAFLFSPSGQETIFQFTKNNSPLPSNTVNDIAIDEATGKVYFGTDNGIVAFQGDRTSQPSENLENVYAFPNPVKPGFDGNVTIDGLTDRARIKITDIEGNLVFEIVSQGGSVQWDTRSFNGNQVSSGVYMLFISTDDNIETKVSKIMVIR; from the coding sequence ATGAACTACAGATTTCTAATTTTATTATTAATAGTTGCAGTAGGGCAAGCTCAAGATTTTACAGAGCAATGGACTGGGCTGTTCTCTTTCAATCAAATCTTAGATATTGAACAAACGGACGGCAAAGTATATGCTGCTAGTGAAAATGCCATCTTTGTTTATGATATACCCACACGCAGTTTTACTACCATCACGACGGTAAATGGTTTGAGCGGCGACCTGATTTCGCAGATTTTTTATAGAGAAACTGAAGATCAGTTGGTCATAGGCTATCAAAATGGCTTACTGCAAATTGTTCAAGACGATGTCGTGTTAGATGTGGTTGCTATAAGGGATAAACAAGTCATCACTCCAGACCGTAAACGTATCAATGAGTTCAAACAAAATGATGGTTTGCTATATATCGCTACAGATTTTGGTATTGCATTGTACGATCTTGATCGACTGGAGTTTAATGACACCTATTTTATAGGCGATAATGGGGCTCAATTGCGGGTCAATTCGATCGAGATGTTTGAAGGATTCCTATATGCTGCAACTGAGGATGATGGAATAAGACGTGCAGATATTAGTGACCCCTTTTTAATTGACTTTGAAAACTGGAGCCGAATCAACGCAGGAGTTTTTGATGAGGTCGCAGCCTTAGATAATGAAGTGTTTGCCATTGACAACGCAGGTGGACTCTATAGTTTAGCAGGCAATTCCTTTCAGCCTACAGGCTATCGTTTCCCGTCCGGCAGTCTAGATGCAACTTCTTTAGATAATGAATTAACGGTTGCAGGTCAAAACTATGTCCAGATTCTAGACGCTGGCCAAAATATCAGGACTAGTATTACAGATGTCAACGGTATCAGTTATCGATTTACAAGCGCTAATGTAAGCGGCAATGAGATCTATATAGGAACATTTGAAAACGGAATGATACGCTTAGATACGCAGGACTCCAGTATTGCTGAAATTATTGTTGCTGACGGCCCAACGAGAAACCGGGCGTTTTCACTATCCACTTCGCCTAATGAATTGTGGGTAGGCTATGGAGATTACAACTTATTCTATGATCCATTCCCTTTAGAGCAATTTGGTGTTAGCCATCTGGAGGAAGATGTTTGGATTAATTATTCTACGTCAGAGGTAAATAACATCAGCAGTATTTCGAGCATCACCATTAATCCTGAGAACCCAGATGAGGTCTATCTTAATTCCATGCACAATGGGATTTTACAGTTTGTAGACGGTACAGCGACAACTCAATATGGTATCAACAACAGCACATTGAACAGCATATTGCCGCCCAGTGCTGAGTTCGTACGAGTACCTTCCAGTACTTTTGACGACGCTGGTAATTTTTGGGCAATTGCATCTCAAGTAAGCGATGTAATCAATAAACGTAATCCTAGCGGTTCTTGGGAAGCAATTGATGTTTCTGAAGGTTATTCGGAACTGGCGGGTTCTAATAAAGAGAGCACTACAAAACTAGTAGTTACTAGAGCGGGAAATGTCATTTTTGGAACTACTGGGCAGGGCGTCATAGCCTACAATCCTAATAACAATAGCTATGGCAGACTGATTGACGAGATCCAGAGAGGTAATTTGATCAATAATTATGTGAGCGAGTTAACAGTCGATCAAAATGGACAGTTGTGGATAGGTAGTAATCTAGGTTTGCGAGTTTTATTTAATGCAAACAGCATTCTTTCAGAAAATCCACCAGATGCACGAGCCATTATCATTGAAGATGTCAATGGTATTCCAAGAGAATTGCTAGCAGATGAAGCCATTCTAGATATAGAAGTGGATGGAAACAATCGTAAATGGATTGCCACCGCCAGCTCTGGGGCGTTCTTATTTTCTCCCTCTGGTCAAGAAACCATTTTTCAATTCACTAAGAATAACTCGCCGCTACCATCAAATACAGTTAATGACATTGCTATTGATGAGGCAACAGGTAAAGTATATTTCGGGACGGACAACGGCATTGTTGCCTTTCAGGGCGATCGTACCAGCCAGCCGTCAGAGAATTTAGAGAATGTGTATGCATTTCCTAATCCAGTGAAACCAGGATTTGATGGAAATGTCACCATAGACGGATTGACAGATCGCGCTCGTATCAAGATTACTGATATTGAAGGAAACTTGGTTTTTGAGATAGTCTCTCAGGGAGGAAGTGTGCAATGGGATACCCGTAGCTTTAACGGTAATCAAGTGTCATCAGGAGTTTACATGTTGTTCATTTCTACTGACGATAATATTGAAACTAAGGTTTCAAAAATCATGGTGATACGATAG
- a CDS encoding DinB family protein, with product MDIRLAHNKCTRAHFVAILEELSTTDLNKIPVGFSNNIIWNIVHCMVTQQGLTYGLAGLEQHMSKGTILFYKHGTRPEKDVSSGEIEEFKNQLIPQLDQMTSDYQNDKFDNFKEYTTSTGYLLRNIDDAMNLVNIHDGIHLGYVLALRKALKDA from the coding sequence ATGGACATAAGATTAGCACATAACAAGTGTACCAGAGCGCATTTTGTTGCCATACTAGAAGAGTTAAGTACTACAGATCTCAATAAAATTCCAGTTGGTTTTTCTAATAATATCATTTGGAATATCGTCCATTGCATGGTAACACAGCAAGGGCTGACCTATGGTCTAGCAGGCCTGGAACAACATATGTCTAAGGGAACTATCCTCTTCTATAAGCATGGTACTAGACCAGAAAAAGATGTGAGTTCCGGAGAGATTGAAGAATTCAAAAACCAATTGATCCCACAGCTAGATCAAATGACCTCAGATTATCAAAACGACAAATTTGATAACTTCAAAGAATACACTACCAGTACTGGTTACTTACTTAGAAATATTGATGATGCTATGAATCTGGTAAATATTCACGACGGGATACACCTGGGTTACGTACTGGCATTAAGGAAAGCATTGAAAGATGCATAA
- a CDS encoding arsenate reductase family protein — MENRFIYLDSCNTCQRIMKELELSDSVSLQNTKENPVTEEQIEFLKDQSCSYESLFNRRAQLYRGRNLHEKELTESDYKELLLDHYTFIKRPILIYNSVAYIGNSKKVVAAAVKAVKND; from the coding sequence ATGGAAAATCGATTCATCTATTTAGACAGTTGCAATACATGTCAACGTATCATGAAAGAATTGGAATTATCCGATTCTGTCAGCCTTCAAAATACTAAGGAAAATCCTGTTACAGAAGAGCAGATAGAATTTCTCAAAGACCAAAGCTGTTCTTACGAATCCTTATTCAATCGCCGTGCGCAATTATACAGAGGTAGAAATCTCCATGAAAAAGAGCTCACCGAGTCTGATTACAAAGAGTTGCTCTTGGATCACTATACTTTTATCAAAAGACCCATTCTTATTTACAATAGTGTTGCCTACATCGGTAATTCTAAAAAAGTTGTTGCTGCCGCTGTAAAAGCTGTCAAAAATGACTAA
- the gdhA gene encoding NADP-specific glutamate dehydrogenase → MEKNIQDFIDLVEKRNPNEPEFIQAVTEVAEAVLPFIEDNPKYGADKLLERMAEPERVTMFRVPWTDDNNEVHVNRGYRIQMNSAIGPYKGGLRFHPTVNLSILKFLAFEQTFKNSLTTLPMGGGKGGSDFDPKGKSDREVMRFCQSFMTELQRVIGADTDVPAGDIGVGGREIGYLFGQYKKIRNEFTGILTGKGRSYGGSLIRPEATGYGNVYFAENMLKTRNEKIEGKTVVISGSGNVAQYAAEKIIQLGGKVLTMSDSDGFIYDKEGIHADKLAHIMYIKNEKRGRIKEYLEKYPEATFHADERPWGIKCDIALPCATQNELNGDEAKTLVDNGCMCVGEGANMPCTPEAIEYFLEKKILFSPGKASNAGGVATSGLEMSQNSLRYSWTADEVDNRLHSIMNDIHEACVQYGTDKDGFTDYVKGANIAGFVKVADAMLAQGIV, encoded by the coding sequence ATGGAAAAAAACATCCAAGATTTTATTGATTTAGTAGAAAAAAGGAATCCTAACGAGCCTGAATTCATTCAGGCTGTTACTGAGGTGGCAGAAGCTGTCCTTCCTTTTATTGAAGATAACCCAAAATATGGTGCAGACAAGTTGTTGGAGCGCATGGCAGAGCCAGAACGTGTTACCATGTTTAGAGTGCCGTGGACGGACGACAATAATGAAGTTCATGTAAATCGTGGATACCGCATCCAGATGAACAGCGCCATAGGTCCCTATAAAGGCGGCTTAAGATTTCACCCAACCGTGAACTTGTCCATTCTCAAGTTTCTTGCTTTTGAGCAAACCTTCAAAAATAGCTTGACCACATTGCCTATGGGCGGTGGAAAAGGTGGTTCTGACTTTGACCCTAAAGGAAAGTCTGACCGTGAGGTAATGCGTTTTTGCCAGTCTTTCATGACTGAGTTGCAAAGGGTGATAGGTGCAGATACTGATGTTCCTGCTGGAGATATAGGTGTAGGTGGTCGTGAGATCGGATACCTTTTTGGACAGTATAAAAAGATCCGTAATGAGTTTACAGGTATTTTAACTGGTAAAGGAAGATCTTATGGAGGTTCCTTAATACGTCCAGAGGCAACAGGTTACGGTAACGTATACTTTGCTGAAAATATGTTAAAGACCCGTAATGAAAAGATTGAAGGCAAGACCGTGGTCATCTCTGGATCTGGAAACGTGGCGCAATATGCCGCTGAAAAGATCATCCAGCTAGGTGGAAAGGTGCTCACTATGTCCGACTCTGATGGGTTTATCTATGATAAAGAAGGTATTCATGCAGACAAGTTGGCCCATATCATGTACATCAAGAATGAAAAACGTGGCCGTATAAAGGAGTATTTGGAGAAATACCCAGAGGCAACATTCCATGCAGACGAGCGTCCATGGGGTATCAAATGTGATATTGCATTACCATGTGCCACTCAAAATGAGTTGAACGGCGATGAAGCTAAGACCTTAGTGGACAACGGCTGTATGTGTGTAGGTGAAGGTGCTAACATGCCTTGTACACCAGAAGCTATTGAGTACTTCCTTGAAAAGAAAATCTTGTTCAGCCCAGGGAAAGCAAGTAATGCCGGTGGTGTTGCTACCTCTGGATTGGAAATGTCTCAAAATTCCTTGCGTTACAGTTGGACTGCTGATGAGGTAGATAACAGGCTACATTCCATTATGAATGACATCCACGAGGCATGTGTGCAGTATGGAACGGACAAGGATGGCTTCACAGACTATGTGAAAGGCGCTAACATTGCAGGTTTCGTAAAGGTGGCAGATGCTATGCTTGCTCAAGGGATTGTATAA